The proteins below are encoded in one region of Triticum aestivum cultivar Chinese Spring chromosome 1B, IWGSC CS RefSeq v2.1, whole genome shotgun sequence:
- the LOC123079831 gene encoding scarecrow-like protein 32, whose product MEQELRGGGAVRAQSTLCFSGALVDGPRIQQLLLHCAAALESNDVTLAQQAMWVLNNIASAQGDPNQRLTSSLLRGLVARACRTCGSPRADSMGPPPALGSQRAMSVTELADYVDLTPWHRFGFTASNGAILRAVAGRDAVHVVDLGVTRCMQWPTLIDALSKRPGGPPALRITVPSVRPAGPPLLGVPDEEIGLRLANFAKSKGVHLEFNVVNKSTATSSPSPTKLQTLCQELACVLSDQSALRLRDGEALVVNCQSWLRHVAPGSRDGFVDAVRALDPCLVTVTDEDADLDSPSLATRIAGCFNFHWILFDALDTSAPRDSPRRLEHEAAVGQKIESVVGADGTERSESGARLAERMRRKGFAGAGFGQDEVAEVRHLLSEHATGWGVKREEDMLVFTWKGHAAVFTTAWAPN is encoded by the coding sequence ATGGAGCAGGAgctgcggggcggcggggcggtcaGGGCGCAGAGCACGCTGTGCTTCTCCGGCGCGCTGGTGGACGGGCCCCGAATCCAGCAGCTGCTCCTCCACTGCGCCGCCGCGCTCGAGTCCAACGACGTGACGCTGGCGCAGCAGGCCATGTGGGTGCTCAACAACATCGCCTCCGCGCAGGGTGACCCCAACCAGCGACTCACCTCGTCGCTGCTCCGCGGCCTCGTCGCGCGCGCCTGCCGGACCTGCGGCTCCCCGCGCGCCGACAGCATGGGGCCGCCCCCGGCGCTGGGATCGCAGCGGGCCATGTCCGTGACGGAGCTCGCCGACTACGTCGACCTCACCCCGTGGCACAGGTTCGGCTTCACCGCTTCCAACGGCGCCATCCTCCGCGCCGTCGCCGGGAGGGACGCCGTGCACGTTGTTGACCTTGGAGTCACGCGCTGCATGCAGTGGCCCACGCTCATCGACGCGCTCTCTAAGCGGCCCGGGGGGCCGCCGGCGCTCCGCATCACCGTGCCGTCCGTCCGGCCCGCCGGCCCGCCACTGCTCGGCGTGCCGGACGAGGAGATAGGTCTCAGGCTGGCCAACTTTGCCAAGTCCAAAGGCGTGCACCTGGAGTTCAACGTCGTCAACAAGAGCACGGCCACGTCATCTCCATCTCCGACGAAGCTGCAGACGCTTTGCCAGGAGCTCGCCTGCGTCCTCTCCGACCAGTCGGCGCTGCGGCTAAGAGACGGCGAGGCGCTCGTCGTGAACTGCCAGAGCTGGCTCCGGCACGTCGCGCCGGGCTCGAGGGACGGCTTCGTGGACGCGGTCCGGGCGCTGGACCCGTGCCTGGTCACCGTGACCGACGAGGACGCCGACCTGGACTCGCCGAGCCTGGCCACGCGCATCGCGGGCTGCTTCAACTTCCACTGGATCCTCTTCGACGCGCTCGACACATCCGCGCCGAGggacagcccgcggcggctggaGCACGAGGCGGCCGTGGGCCAGAAGATCGAGAGCGTCGTCGGCGCCGACGGCACCGAGCGGTCCGAGTCCGGCGCGAGGCTCGCGGAGAGGATGCGACGGAAAGGGTTCGCCGGCGCGGGGTTCGGCCAGGACGAGGTGGCCGAGGTGCGGCACCTGCTGAGCGAGCACGCGACGGGGTGGGGCGTGAAGCGGGAGGAGGACATGCTAGTGTTCACGTGGAAGGGGCATGCAGCCGTGTTCACCACTGCCTGGGCGCCCAACTAA